GTATGGCCCTTCAATTCTAACGAGTACTATTCTAATATTCAGGAGTAGTTTATGCTTCAAGTCCTGAAATCCATCCATTGCCTTGCCGTCGAGGCCTTCTGGGGCCAGAAGAGCCTTTCCCTTTAAGAAAGCTGAAAAATGATTAATCATTCGCTTAATCAGTACTGTATATCCACCCGGCCCTAACATTGTGCAAATGGTCATGTATCTTCAGACTTAAGCCTGCACCCGAAAAAAACCGTCAGATAAGCTCAAAAGCACGAAATTTCTTTATTAAAGCATGCACAACCTTAACTAAGATGGCTTGGATCCGGGTCCGGCGGAATGTTTTGTGCCCAGATTATCTGTTAATATATAAATAAGAATGGATGAGGATGACCGAAAGCACGCGAGATTCCGGTGAAGTATACAAAAGGAAGTAACACTGCCACATCGGGTGGACTTTCTGATTTAACAAAATAATGAGCTCAGAATGTTTCAATCTTCAGATGTCAACAATCCTATCTCTTCCTCTGAATTTCGTGATTTGGTTTTGTCAGAGAAGTTTTCCCTTTCCCCCTCAtcaaatcaaaaaaaggaaaaaaaaaaggagGAAAGAAAAGAGAAGTTCTCCCTTGGCCTGAGCTCATAAGCCACACAGCTGAGAGTTGTTGACCTCTACACCCGCCATTTCAACGAACAACACGAAAGTAGAGGCAACATGTCACAGAGATTTCATAGATTTATAACATGTAAAATCCGAGAGCAGCATGATACAAATGTTAATAACGTGTGAGATCAAACATTCGTCAGCATTATCACTTTATCAGTAGCCGCGTGAAATCCACAGGAGCTTAGCCATTTGTGTGTGATGGGAATTAGAAAGTGGCCCTCTGTTTCCTGCGGATCTTAGTTTATTTCCCGGAATGCGTGTCATCATCATTAGTGGATCCTTTTTAAAGCAGCACGGATTGTTCCATGGAAATCACATCACATTAGCGCAACAATTTGTATTGGTCGCGAGGACCGGTCACTATCAGCAGACTTTCATTACTCAATTGGCATGAATTTGGCTTATTCATCTCTTATTGGAATCAACAATTACTCCCTGTCACTCACAACTCGTGTGCTAATGGTTGTCACAAGACCCAAATCACCCATACTCAATGTCGAAATTTACCGGCTAGTCCGGCTTCTGAGGCCATGCGATGGTTACGCTTTTAACCACGCTAAACCTCTATTACCATGAACTGTGCCACGTTCTGATTCAACGTGCAATGTTCCGACCATGATTACGCCGATTTTTTTACTAGTATTTGCCCAAAAAAATCATAAATAGTTTGCTGAATATTCTAAAAAAAGCTCATTTGGATGAATAGTTTGATAGAACCATCATTCTGAAGTTTGTTATCCAAATTTCGACAGAAACTTCAAAGTTTATCAGAAAAAAAAATGAAACAGATTCCAGACAATCATAAaaaaaatggccgtatgcatcgcccagatgcagaggccggggtcatcctccttttctaaaaaaaaagacaATCATAAACAGTAAAATTAACTTTCTGGGATTGTTTTAGCACTTTGGGACGAGAATTCAGAGAGAATcgtcattttttttaaaaaatgaccAATTTGATTGAAAATTCAAAATATAAAGTAAGCGGTAAACGCCGTTGCTGAGTGAAATATTAACATCCTTGTTGCCCCCACTTGTTTGACATAAGCCGCCACCCATTCTGATTGTTGAGCGAAGAACCCATGTCGTCTACCTATCGCCTTGTTATGCACCCATCCAGTCCGTGATTGGTGCACCAAAGACAACAAGCAGGAGTACTTGCGAAGCATTTTTGTGTTAATTCAGTTAAACTGTCGCGGACCAGAGTCGAGTACGTGCAGGAGAGTAAGGCCGGCATGGCGTATGAATTCAATTCTGCAGCAGCACTAGCTTGGAGATCTTTCCATAGTTCCATTGACCAGCACGTTTTTAGGAGATCAGGATTCAGGAGCGTGTCTCTTTCTGTCGGCAAAAAACGGCCAAAGAGCAGAAGCAAACGGCTCACCGCAAGCCAATATGTGGTCTGAAAAGTCGACAAACAGCAACCGCATTGATATATTCGTTTCTTCATTTCTTTTTCTTCAAAAAATAACCTTGATTAGTCCACTACTTTTTTACGTACTACTACTTATTCTGCAAGGAAAAAGCTAATGAATTCGTCTTCAGTCGTCGCATCGGCATCGCCATGGTTTTAGTCAGGCTGCAACTTGCTAAATTCTGGACAATTGGCATAAGGCCATTCAGCAGCATGGCCCTTCAATTCAAAAGGTACATCCGGGAGTAGTTTACGTTTCAGGTGCTGAGATCCATTGCCTTGTTGCCGAGGCAATCTATCTAGGCCCAGAAGAGCCTTTTCCTTTAAGATAAGAAAGCCGCGAATGATTAACCATTCGCTTAATCAGTCTGCAACTGGCCCTAGCATCGTGCaaagagagaagtgcatatttcaaccctCAACTTTTGCCCTAGTCTAATTTACAAACCCGAACTCTAATACCATCTAAATTACAACCCCCAACTCTCAAAACCGGTCAGGATTCAACCCTCCCCTTtctgttgaccggttttgaccagtcaacaggtcCAGTCAGCATGCCACATCAGCAAAAAAATGCAaaatttccaaggaaacaacctgtAAAATCGAAGAAAATCCACGAAAAGAAATAAGAAATCCAATTTCCAAAAAACACGGAAAATAAAAAAACGAATTTCCAAAAAAATCCAGAAACTCAAATTccagaaaaaaaaatcattttttatttTCCCTAGCTTTTTTCGGAATTTTGCCTTCTTATATTTTTCCCTAAtcttttagatttttatttactttttcttgaaattttgaaaaaaaaaatctgacGTGGCATGCTGATTGGACTCGTTGACTAGTCAAAACTGGTCACCCcaggtcaaaaccggtcaacaaGGTGGGGAGGGTTGAATCCTGGCCGGTTTTGAGACTTGGGGGTTGTAATTTAGACGGTATTAAAGTTCAAGGTTGTAAATTAAACTAGGGCAAGAGTTCagggttgaaatatgcacttctctctcGTGCAAATGGCCATGCATCTTTAGGCTCAAGCCTGCACCAAAAGGAGCTTCGGAGAAGTTCAGAGGCATGCTTATTTTTCTAAATTACTTTATGAAAGCATGCACAAACTTATTTTTTGAGGGAAAAAGCATGCACAAACTTAACTAAGATGGCCGGATGGCTTGGATCCAGGTCCCGGGGAATGTTTTGCGCCCGCATAATCTGCAGATAAACGCATAGAGGATAGATGAGCGAGCCAGAAAGCGCGCGAAATTTCGGTGGAGTGCGGAATGAAACTACCGCTGCCACACCAGGCGGAATTTTCCACTGTATTAACAAAACGATAAGCTCAGAATTCTTCGATCTTCAGACGTCAACGATCCAAACTCTGCCTCTGAATTTCGTGATCTGGTTCTCTTTGGCCAAACAGTTGACCTCCACACCTGCCGTTTCAATGAACATCGCCAAGAAGACGTAAAATGTCACCGAGATCAACATGCAAACTCCGAGATTATTTGGGACTGATGATGCCAATAACGTGTGAGATCGAGCACGCGTCAGCGTTATCAGTAGCCGCGTGAAATCTGCGGATCTTGGTTTATATATTTCCGGCACGCGTGTCATCATCCATGATGCCTTTTGGAGGAGCATGGATCGGTCCATCCAAATCACATTACCGAAAACAATTTTCTTATTGGTCGCGAGGACCGATCGCTGTCACCGGCTTTCGTTTATCTTGTCAGGACTCATGACCAAGCGCAAGAACGCGCACTCGACTGGCATGAATTTTTGGCATAGTCATCTCTTCTTGGAACCAACAATTACCCCCTCTCATTCACAATATAGCTAGTGCAGAATTTTGACGCGGTCTTCGAATTAACAACATCAACATTCTTTCTACAAAGAAGTTGTTTCCAAAGGAACTAATTATATGGTATTGTATAAAATATGGACCTATATCCTGGTAAATAAGCAACATGTGTAGAGATGCTCATACAttaacagttttgctagaactcatctagatgagatataatttggtctcattcatcttttatagccattggatgtgatgctataagatgctataagatgcgtgtgtgctgacgtggatgttatatgttttttgtttttcaagtgaatgagaccaaattatatctcatctagatgagttctaggtactccctacATTAAAATGTCTGGCTGGCACGAATGCTAGAACTGCCTATATGTGATGAATTAGGGGTGGAAAAGGCGAGGCAATTATTTCTTTATAGATGGTCAAACATAAATCATGTCTGGCTGCCACAAATGCTAAAAATGCCTGGCACAAATGTGAAAACTTTTTATGCTAATTACTTGCTTGTTTTTACCGAATTTCCACGTTCCCGTCTCGAAACATGTTAGGTTTCGTTGGGGCAGTTATAGGGTATATTTATGTGATTGTATAAAATTAGTGTCATTACATTCCTATTCCATGGTAGTACTTATTTATAGTTATGGCTTTTGTATCACAAAGTTACACATTACTAGTAGAGTAATTATTGATAAAAAACTTGCCCTAACGAAACTTAATGCGGAATTTTTCTAGATGGAATATGAAATGTATTTTGAAATGAAAGAAATACATGGTACCTTTGTCAACACTCTCACCTCCCTTCCAAAATAATAAATGTTTTATATTATCTTTTTCGCACCACATATCCTATTCCATTGAGGCTCTTGCTTTATGAAAGCAGGGCTGAAAAGCCTACTCTCTAAAAAGAATAAAGTTTTGTATTTTATAAATGTACACAGAGTCAACAAGATGCAGTTTTGATAGCTTTTTccagtgtcaaaaacgttcttatattatgggacggaggaagtagtttctATACATATATAATACTCTGTAGTAAAAATGGTTAAAAATTACATGATTTTAAAATATTTTCATGATACTCTAATGATATTTCGCCCATTTGAATATCTCTAATAATTTTTCGCACATAACATCATCTAGGAGTAGAATTCAGCCGGAATATTCCAATAAAAAAATGCAGTtagtatatttatttatttttgtagaAGATTTAAAAGTGGGCCCCCATTTCTCCATCACTGTTCGTTCAGCTCCCTGTTCCCTCCTTCCTCGCGGGTTCCCACCCTTCCCTCCATCTCCACGACCCTTAAAAACCCATCGCCACCACGAGCTCCCCGTCCGTCCCCAAGAAGCCAGACTCAAGAAATGGAGGTCATGACGCGtcccgcctcgccggcgccgcaccGGGACCTCCGGCCCGACAGCGCGGCCGCGAGCCCGTACGCCACGGCGCCGTCCAGCCCGCGCGGCCGCCCGTTCGGCTCCGTCGAGGgggcggccgcggcggcgaaggGCAGCCCGTTCCTGACGGCGCCGTCGTCGCCGAACCCGTTCGACCTCCTGCCGCCGGTCACGCCGCGCCTCGCCGGCGCCAACCCCTTCGACCTCTTCCAGCACTTCACCAGCGCGCCCGCCAGCCCCCGGCGCGCCGCGGCTATCTACGCGCACTTCGCCGAGGGGGACCGCGGCAGccgcgacggcggcgaggaggaggaggaggaggacgacgacgaggggTTTCACCCGCGCTCGTCGTACTCCACCACCGCCTCGGCCGTGCCGTTCGACTGGGAGGAGAGGCCCGGGACGCCCAAGGCCGGgatgggcggcggggcggcggcgtgggacACGGACTTCGAGTTCGGCACCGTCGTCGACAACACCGCGCCGGCGGAGAGCCTGACGACCGCCGACGAGCTCTTCGAGAAGGGGAGAATCCGGCCGCTGAAGCCTCTGCTGAAGACCTCTGACGAGGGCAAGATCAGGCCGCTGAAGCCGCCGCCCGGCCTGCTGGACGGCGGGAGCGTGGGGTCATCGCCGCGGTCGCCGATCGCGAAAGGCGCCCTGAGGTCGCCCCGGCGACGGAGCAGGGTCGGCTCCGGCACGGACTTCGACCCCTTCGCAGCGGCACTTCTAGAGGCGACCAAGGGGCCCGCCCCCTCCCCGCTCGGCAGCAAGAACGCCACCGCCGTCGCGTCAGGCTCGCCGCCCAAGAAGGCCGACCCGTTCGCCGCGCGTCCAGCCTCCAGGAGCGCGGGGTGGAGGAGGTGGCGGCTCAGCGACCTCCTCCTGTTCCGGAGCTCGTCGGAAGGCGGCCGGATCAGCAAGGACCAGCTCCCCAAGTGCCCGCCGGCGCAGCATCCCGAGGCGCCCCTCAAGAAGGCAAACgcaccaccgccgacgacgacgGCCAAGTTCAATGCCAGGGCCGTCAGCATGGACAAGCTCAAGAAGCAGGGCGGCGACaagagcggcgcggcggcggcggcggagggcatcGTCGGGTGCGCGCGGCTGAGCCCGCTGCAGCGGTTCGCCAGGGGGCTCGGCGGGCACTCGTGGCACCACGgccgcggcggcatggcggcgcagGGGACCAAAGGGTAGAGGAGGGATCCATCATCATCCATGGCGTTAGCCGCCATTTTCACTCGCTTTGTCCATAGAAGAAGAGGTGGCGCCTTTTTTCCTTTTCGTTTTTTAAAATCGAACTTCGTTTTGAAACCATGGACGATGTTCTTGGTCCCGGTCTTCTCCCGGCCCCTTTGTGGAGCATGATTGTGCGTACTGTCATCGTATACGTGTACACATTATAGAATGGAAGAGATTATGAAAGTGTGAAATTGTTAGTGATACTTTTTAAAAATGTGTCATGTGTGTCGTTTCGTATGAGAAGAAAAGGACGACAGCTCTTCGATGAAGCTTGTTCTCTCATCTACTctgaactaaaaccacaacgaataatttggaatggagggagtatgcctTTAGTTAGATTCTGCCTCCACAATATGAATTGATATGTGGATCTTTTTCACATGAGACCAAAAGGGTGGTGGCCAGTAGTAGTATGTAAGAATGTGCCTTTTCTTTTGACAAAACATAAAAATATGAATGAGCAAGAATACCCAAGTCAGCAtagtaaattcgaaaaaaaatactaaaaaaatttgATAAATTCTAAAAATTTGGGGTATCAAACTTGGTATGCCATTCTACCCACGTGTGAAGTTTGGTGAAATACTGTATTGACACACGTGGTATTCTTAGTGAAGAAAATACAGCCGACCAAACATTGTTTTTAGTATAGTTTCAATTTTATTATTTTTGGCTAGATTGCCACGGATGTCATTCCTTAGTGAACTTCACACGCGAGTATACCGGTCGACTATGAATATTACAAAAAAGAATAAGATTTTTTTCTACTTTGTTTTTCATTTGATTGTTTTGACGGGTCCACTATTATTTATCCATAGATTGTTGTTGGGTTCCATTTCTCCTTTCTTTTAAATTTTTGGACATATCCATTTCTGTTAGGATTCAAAAATGTTTACCGAACCATTCGTTTTTCTATGAAGATGGGTCATGCTTCTATTCGTTTCCTGCCAAAAAAAAAGGATGTTTCTATTCGTTTCTCACTATGCATCCTAGTACCACCAACGATAATAGAAGAATCACACATATGTGCTCTTTTCTCCACTTCCGTTCTTTCTAAAAGCCAACTTCCACCAAAATTCCCTCCCTTTATATCCCTAATAAAAGGAATGATATCCAGCGGTATTTAGTGGCGGAATTTAGCATGATATATCAAAGTGGGTGGTGGCTTTTAGCCTCACATTGTGGCCTCATAACCCCAATTTGCAGTGCATATTTTGCTGGAAATCCACCACTTCTCTTCTTTTGGAAGTGACTACCAACTGAAACATAGACTTAAAAGGTCTATTCTAAAAAAAATGTGTTTAGTTCGACTTGAATTATGAACTACCAAAACGTTCTAAAATTGCTTAGAGTAAACCCTTTGCATGTGCTCCAAGCATTTGTTTACCTAGTTGTTCTTTTCTAGCGCTCAACTTAGAAATGGGATGGGACAAATATGCTTCTTGCTATCTATTGGTTCCGATCATTTTCCTACTCCGGGATGCTCTTTATCTTTaacattttgttttctttctttttggccCTTATTTTATGTAACTCAAATTGCTTTTATTTGTGGGTTTTTCATTTCACTTTCTGAGTACATAGTAGAGTTTTATACTTTATGTATtaaaattttggagttcgtttttGCATTAGCTTCAAATGATGATTGTTTGGGTTTGTGTTCAAAGTATCATCAATATGTTGGCGCTTGACCATCCCATTCAATGGGTGTTTGCAGCCTATCAAAGGACATGTTTTCATAACATCGATGACTTTGGTGCCCTCTCAATCCCCTCTTCGAGATCCTCGAGGTCATTTGTCTATAGTTACCTTCATCTTGTTGGTGATGATCAGCGTGGAGCTCCTCAATGCATTTGTTTGGCATTCTTCAGCGATGGAAATGCCTTCTTGATACACGTGCGGTCATTTGGCAGTCTGAGAAGCAGTTTCCAAGGAtctattttatttttgttcttttctaGCCCTTAAGTTCAAGTAAAATGGAGTTGTTTGTATTCTTTTTTTAAAGAAATGGGACCCAAAGGGCATCCTATAACAGGATATAATCAAGAAAAATAGTACCTAGTAGAATGGAGAATCATAAGACACAAAACTACCAACAAAAAAATTGCATCGGAAACTAGATTGGTTGGTTTTCTTTCGATTGTATGTCGCCCATGGTAgtttagggggtgtttgtttccagggacttttttgtgtagggactagaaaaagtccctcttagagacttttttaccaaacggaagggactttttagggactaaactaggcatttggggtaaatgaagaagactctcaaggagagtttttttgggacttttccaacaatgcccctccatgcacccattggtccgccaccccatggtgttgtttgattgttatttttctatacactagaggcaacatggtcatttaataagcTTTAGGAAGGgctgtttggttctctagtcctaggactttttctagtcccaactaaaaagtccccagttcctaaaaagtccctccctgtttgttttcagagactaaaaagtccctagtcccttcctagaggttattaaatgaccatgttgcccctagtatatagaaaaataacaattaaacaacaccatggggtggcgtgccaatgggtgcatggaggggcattgttggaaaagtcccaaaaagactctccttaagagtcttcttcatttagtcccaaatgcctagtttagtccctaaaaagtccctcccgtttggtaaaaaagtctctaagagggactttttctagtccctacacaaaaaagtccctggaaacaaacacccccttagtCTTTGGAAACAAAcaaggagggactttttagggactagggactttttagttgggactagaaaaagtcctaggactagagaatcAAACATCACCTTAAACAAATTCACTGAACCATCAGTAAGAAAATGACACATGACAACGCTCTCATCATACTAGGCTCCGAAAACCACAATAGTCACTCACCACTACTCCCCCCTTCCTAAATATAAACCATTTTAGAGATATTCCAATACCGactacatacaaaacaaaatgagtgattctacactttaaaatatgcctatatatattcaaatatatattttttgctGGTACATACATCTGAATGTAGCCCGTATTGAAATATCAATACATGCTTATATTCAGAAACGGATGGAGTAGAAATAAATATCGGTGGGGACATCACCCCGTGCAAACAAAGGCTAGCAATTCTCTTTTTTTTCGTTTCGCAAATAAGGCTTGCAATTCTTCGCCATTCATGTTCTTTTTGATCTTGTTGTTTTAGTACAAAGCATGGTTCTATGTTAAAAGCCAGTTGGATATGCTTTTAGtctctctttttttgcgaaaaGATGTGCTTTTAGTCTTGACTTGAAAactttttgctttggcgggactgaAGTTGGTGTTTGCTTGGGCTCGCGTTCAAGGTATCAAACGGAACATataaaaaaagtactccctccgtaagaaaatataagagcgtttagatcattaaagtaataacctaaacgcttttatatttctttacagagagatTATCAAACAAACGGAACTCCTTTCACTGGACAAAAGTGCGGAGCAAATAAGAACAGAGTGTTAGAGTTCGTTTTTAACAGAATAAGAACAAAGAGTTAGTAGCGATTGGATTACATACTCGTTTGTCATGTCTGGAACGAACAACCGCAACCGGCAAAACCATACCGCATCCCGACGCCATCGTTTTCAAAGATACTCCG
The sequence above is drawn from the Triticum aestivum cultivar Chinese Spring chromosome 7A, IWGSC CS RefSeq v2.1, whole genome shotgun sequence genome and encodes:
- the LOC123150428 gene encoding uncharacterized protein → MEVMTRPASPAPHRDLRPDSAAASPYATAPSSPRGRPFGSVEGAAAAAKGSPFLTAPSSPNPFDLLPPVTPRLAGANPFDLFQHFTSAPASPRRAAAIYAHFAEGDRGSRDGGEEEEEEDDDEGFHPRSSYSTTASAVPFDWEERPGTPKAGMGGGAAAWDTDFEFGTVVDNTAPAESLTTADELFEKGRIRPLKPLLKTSDEGKIRPLKPPPGLLDGGSVGSSPRSPIAKGALRSPRRRSRVGSGTDFDPFAAALLEATKGPAPSPLGSKNATAVASGSPPKKADPFAARPASRSAGWRRWRLSDLLLFRSSSEGGRISKDQLPKCPPAQHPEAPLKKANAPPPTTTAKFNARAVSMDKLKKQGGDKSGAAAAAEGIVGCARLSPLQRFARGLGGHSWHHGRGGMAAQGTKG